The DNA segment ACATGGAATCGTCGACTACCGTATCGTCGAGAGCGCCGGCGCGACCGAGGGCGCACCGGCCGTCGGCACCGCGGAGATGATCGTCGACATCACCACGACCGGCGTGACCCTTGCCGCCAACGGGCTCAAGGTGCTCGACGACGGCGTGATCCTGCGCAGCCAGGCCAACCTCGTCGCCTCGCGCGAGGCCGACTGGTCGAGCGAAGCGCGGGAAACCGGACGCGTGATCCTCGACCACATCGCGGCACGTGCCCGCGCCAGAAAATTTCGCGAAGTCCGCACCCGTTTCACCGGCTGCAACGCCGCCCTGCTCGCCGAGGCGCAGAAACGCTTCGGCGTCGAATTGCCGTTCGGCGGACCGACGTCGTCGGGCATGGTGACGCTGCACTGCCCGCCCGCCCAGCTCTATGGGCTCGGCAGCTTCCTGCGCGACCACGGCGCAGAGACGGTTTCGGTGGCGTCGCTCGATTACGTGCTCGGCCGCGAAAATCCCCTGTTTGCAAGGCTCCAGGCATTTCTCGGGTCCTAAGAGCAAAAAGCCGCAGGTTCCCGCACGTGGCGACATTTCCCGGCAATTGCCATATGTTGCGCCACAGGGCTTATTTTCGAAGTTGATAGCGGACGATGCTGAGACTGGAAGCTGATCGATGATGCTGGGTACCGACGTATCGAGCCTGTCGACGACCACGGCCACCGCCGCGGCGCAGGGCCTGTCGATCGTTGTGCCGCTGTACAACGAAGCGGCCGGCCTTGCATCGCTGCACCAGCGGCTTTGCGAGCTCGCGAGGCGGCTCAAGGCGAAATACCGGCTGCCCAGCGAAGTCGTCTATGTCGACGATGGCAGCGCCGACGCCACCCTCTCGATCGCGCTCGGTCTCAAGGCTGACGGTATCGACGTTCAGGTCGTGTCGCTGTCGCGCAATTTCGGCAAGGAAGCCGCGCTGATGGCCGGCCTCGATCACGCCAAACGCGGCGCCGTGCTGTTCATGGACGGCGACGGCCAGCATCCGCCGGATCTGGTCGAAAAACTGGTCGGACACTGGATCGAGGACGGCTATGACGTCGTCTACACGGCCAAGGCCCACCGCGACAATGAATCGTTCCTGCGGCGACTGTCGGTGCGCGGCTTCTACGCGCTGATCAACTGGGGAGCCCGGCAGAAAATCCCGGAAGATGCCGGCGACTTCCGCCTGCTGTCGCCGCGCGCCGCCGCCGCCTTGCGGCAGCTGCCGGAGCGCAACCGCTTCTTCAAGGGGCTCGCAAGCTGGATCGGCTTCCGCCAGATCCGCGTCGACTACGAGCCGGCTGCGCGCGAGCACGGCATGACGACGTTCAGCCCCGGCCGGCTGGTCGGGCTTTCGATCGAGGGTCTCACCTCGTTCTCGGTCGCACCGCTTCGCTTTGCGAGTTTGCTTGGCGTGTTGCTCGCATCCGCCGCCTTCCTGTTCGGCCTCTCGATCCTCTGGGAAACGATGATCGACGGCAAATCGGTCCCCGGCTATCCCTCGCTCGTCGTCGGGTTGATGACGATCGGCGGCGTGCAACTCATCATGATCGGGATTGTCGGAGAGTATATCGGCAAGATCCTCTCCGAGCTGAAGGCGCGGCCGATCTATTTCGTCGCCGAACATTCCGACAAGCGCGCCGATGCGCGCGCCGACAACGAGGCAGGCGAAAGGACCGCGGCCGAATGAACAGGCGCATCTGGTTGTGCGCCGACGACTACGGCATCAGCCCCGGCGTCAACCGCGCCATCCGCGATCTGATCGAGAAGCGCCGCCTCAACGCCACGTCGGCGATGGTGGTGGGTGCGGCCATCGGCCGCGACGAGGTGAATGCGCTCAAGGAAGCTGCGAAAGCCAATCCGTGTTGCGCGATCGGCCTGCACGTAACCCTCACGGCGCCGTTTCGTCCCCTGACCATGCACTTCAGGCCCGTCGAAGGCGGGTTGTTTCTGCCGCACACCACGTTGTTGCGCCGTGGCCTGATGGGACGATTGGACGGGGAGCTCATCCACACTGAAGTGATGGAGCAGCTCGCAGTCTTTGCCGATCTGTTCGGCCGCGCACCCGATTTCGTCGACGGCCATCAACATGTACAGCTCTTTCCAGTCGTGCGCACGGCGTTTGTCGCGGCCGTCAAGCAAGCCGCGCCCGACGCCTGGATCCGTCAATGCGGCCGCGACCAGCCGTGGGCCCAGCGTCTCGGCTCACCGAAAGCGCTCGTGCTCGACGTTTTGAGCACGCAGTTCCGAAAGCGCGCCGCGCATGCCAGGCTTGCCTTCAACCCGGCGTTTGCCGGCGCATATGACTTTACGCAACAGCCCGACTTCGGCGCGCTGATGCGACAGTTCGTTCAGGGAATGCCCGAAGGCGGCCTCGTGATGTGTCATCCGGGCTTCGTCGATGACGTGCTGACCAGTCTTGATCCGCTGACGGTCCAGCGCGAACGCGAATATGAATTCCTCAAAGGCGAACAGTTCCTGCCTCTTCTGGCTGCCAACGACGTGACGCTTGGCTGAAGACACGAAACTCAGACCGGTCTTGCGGCTGCGACAATTGGGCACTTGCGGATTTCGGGGCCCGATCAAGGGCTTGCATGCAAGCCCGCCGCGTCGGCAGCTGCCTACCTAAATTTAATCTCGGCCCATACTACCTGCGACATGAACGCCGCCTACATTTCAGCAACGCTTTTGTGGAAAGCGAGGGAGATCCCTGATGACACCGCAAGAACGCCAATTGGTTGACGATCTTTTCGACCGGCTGTCCAAGATGGAGAGCGCGCCGCGTGATCCCGATGCGACGGCCGCGATCGCGCAAGGCCTGCGGGTTGCGCCCAATGCGCTCTATCCGCTGGTGCAGACGGTGCTCGTGCAGGACGAGGCGCTTCGGCGCGCCAATGACCGCATTCAGCAATTGGAAGATCAACTCGACGGCCCACAGCAGCAGCAACGCCAGAGCGGCGGCTTCCTTGATTCCATGCGCGGCGCCATCTTCGGGCAAGGTCAGGGCGGCGGTTCGGTTCCAAATGTACGGCCGCCGGATCTCGGCAGCCGTCCGGTCTGGAACAGCGGTCAGGTGCTGCAACAGGGTGGACAACATTACGACCAGGGCGGGTACGGCCAATCTCAAGGCGGCTACGGTCAGTCCTATGGCGGCCCTCAGGGTGGTGGTCCCATGGGTGGCGGCATGATGGGCGGTGGAATGATGGGAGGCGGCGGCGGTTCATTTCTGGGAACCGCAGCGGCGGCCGCCGCCGGCGCTGTCGGCGGATCGCTTCTGCTCAACAGCATCCGCGGGATGATGGGCGGCAGTCACCAGGCTTTCGGCGATACCGCGGCCAGCGGCAATCGGAGCCCGTGGAGCGACCAATCCCGCAGCGATCTCGCACGTGATGCCGGCGTCAACAATGTCGGCGCGAACGACCTCGCCGCGCAAGATCGTGCCCAGGATCTCGCTCAGGATCGAGAGGACGACGATTTGCACGCAGCTGACGAACGCGACGACATGGAAGCAGACGCGAACGACGATTTTGGCGGCAACGACGACAGCGACTTCGCCTGACATCGATCGAGGCTCATGAACGAACAACGGCCGCCTGTTTGGGCGGCCGTTTATTTTTGCAGATATCTGTCGTTCAAATCACAACGACCCGGGTGCCGACATTGACGCGGCCGTAGAGGTCGATCACGTCCTCGTTGCGCATCCGGATGCAACCCGACGACACGTTGGTGCCGATGGTCCAGGGCTCGTTGGAGCCGTGGATGCGGTAGAGCGTGGAGCCGAGATACATCGCGCGCGCACCGAGCGGATTTTGCGGGCCGCCTTCCATATGCCGCGGCAGGTCGGGCCGGCGCGCCAGCATCTCCGAGGGCGGCGTCCAGTCCGGCCATTCCTTCTTGGCTGAAATGGTCTTGATGCCGGACCAGGTGAAGCCGGGACGGCCGACGCCGATGCCATAGCGCATCGCCTTGCCATTCCCCTCGACCAGATAGAGGAATTTGTTCGGCGTATCGACGACGATGGTGCCGGCGCTTTCCTTGCCGCTGTAGTCGACCATCTGCTTCTCGAATCTCGGATCGAAGGCCGGGCGCGCGGGTTCGCCCATCATCGGCTGCTGCATGGTCTGCTGCGGCTGATAGCCCGACTGATACGGTTGCTGCTGATAGATTTGCTGCTGCGGATAGAGCGGCCTTTGCCGATCAGCCTGGTCGTGCGGCTGATAACCCTGCCCCTGCCCGTCACCGAACAGGAACTCGATGAAACCGCCGCCCATGTTGGGCCGATCGGCCGAGGCGATCCGCACCGGCGCGGGAGCGGGTGGCGCGGACTGATCGGGGTGAAGGGCGACGGGCGCGGTGACGAAGTCGGCTTCGTTGGCGGCGGCTTGCGGAATTCCAGAGCCAAGCCAGCAGGCGCTGGCGAGCAGCGCGAAATACATTTTCTTCATCGACGTACTCACACTATTTTCGTCGTGGGTGCGCCGGAGCGGCGCCTTTGCACACGAACAGCTAAGAGCGAAACCGCATCGGTTTGGTAAACGGAATCGGCGTTTCGATTCACCACGTCGTCAAATCGGCCCGGTTTTGTCCGGTAGTGTTTATTTTCCGTGAACGAAAAGGCACATGGTTAATCGTTGGTGTGCGGAGTCATCTCTTGCATGCCGGTTCCGGCGTGAACCTCATGTTAAATCTGGTCTGCTTTAAAACACGTCGGAATAAAGGGGTCAGGGACATTCCTATGCCGGTTCATCGCAGACGTTTTCGCATCGAGGAAGCTATCTCCGGGGATATTCAGTTGCCGCCCGAGGTCGATACCGAACTAGGCCCCATGCACCGCGAGGTCATGAACGAATTGCGCGCAATCCGCGCCCAGATGGCCGCACCACGCGCGAGCGCCATGGCTGAGACAATCGGCGAAGCCGCAACGCGCGAAGCCGCAGAGGCACAGGCAATGCTTGATTCCTATAGGGCCCAGATCGAACAGTGCGAGAAGCTGAAGGTCGAACTCGACCTGATCTATGACGCCATTACCCGGACCAAGCGCGAAATCGCCGTGCTGCACGGCAACAGCTTCAACGGCGAGGAAATGGCCAAGGTCAACGGCGAACTCGGCGCCGTCGTCGGCGGCACCGAAGAAGCCACCCAGCAGATCCTCGAGGCCACCGAAGCGATCGACAATGCCGCCACGGCGCTCAGCAAGGTCACGTCGCCGGATCAGCAGAAATTACTGAGCGAAGAGATCCAGGAGCGCGTCGTCTCCATTTTCGAGGCCTGCAACTTCCAGGACCTCACCGGCCAGCGCATCAAGAAAGTGATGACTACGATGAAGTTCATCGAGCATCACATCACCGTCATGATGGACATCTGGGGCGGCGTCGACGCCATCAAGGCGCATGCGCCGCCGATCGTCGATACCCGCGAGGGCGATGCCAAGCTGCTCAACGGTCCGAAGCTCGAAGGCGACGTCGGCCACGCCTCGCAGGACGATATCGACGCGCTGTTCGACTGAACGAATTTCCCGACTGCCAAAGAAAAACGCCGGCGTGAAGCCGGCGTTTGTGTTTCGGGCACCGCCCTCTCCCCGTCATTGCGAGGAGCGAAGCGACGCGGCAATCCAGAGTCCCATGCACGGATCTGGATTGCTTCGCTTCGCTCGCAATGACGTAAGAGATTGCCCGCCGTCAGGCGCGCGGCGCGCAGCGGACGTAGACCATGTTGCCGTAACGGGTCGCCGCGTCCTTGTCGATGAAGCGGGTGATCAGGACCCGGCCGTCGAAAGAGACGATCTCGCGGTCCTGTTCGCCGCCGGCAGGTCCGGGTGGACCGATGTAATTCTTGCCGCTCGGGCTGCCCTTCAGGCGCAACTCCTGCGGCGTTGCCTGATCGGCGAGGTGCATGATGACGCCGCCGCTGCCGCCGGCTCCAATCACGTAAGGCTGCTTGCACTGCGCCTTTGCGGCGGCTTCCGTGCGCGCACGGTCGTTGGGATTCTGGAACGAGGCCAGCCCCCATTTGCCGACGATCTCGTCGCCGCGAATGCTCGCTGGCATTTCAGGCGTAGGCGCCGGCTCCGGCGCCACCGACGGGGATGAGGAAAAGGAGGGCAGACTCATGCTGCTGCACGCCCCCAGGAAGACCGTCATCATCGAGACGATCCCTAGATTGGCAGCCGTCCGCGCGCCACCTGAACTGATCATGTTCTCCCCCAAGCAAATCCGCGGCCGCACCCGGCCCGCAGCCAAGCGCAAAAACCCTGACCTAGCAACGACGTCATGCAAACTACGCCGACACGCCGATATGGTTTCCCAAAGCATACCTATATGAGCCTCACCAACGCCTTAATCTCCGTTTGCTTGACAGGATCGCGGCGAGGCCATATTGCCCAGTCGCGCAATTGGCAGTCTAGACGCTTGATTGCCAGGATAACAGAATAGGCTGCCTCGACGGTATCGAATACGCACGTATTCCAAGGCTGCTTTCGACGGCAGATCACCAGCAGAATCAGGCCTCCAAAGGAACCGTCATGGCTAAAACCACATTTCGCCCACTGCATGACCGTGTCGTGGTCAAACGTATCGACGCTGAACAGAAGTCCAAGGGCGGCATCATCATTCCCGACACCGCCAAGGAAAAGCCCTCGCAGGGCGAAATCACGGCGGTGGGACCCGGCGGCCGCGACGAAGCCGGCAAGCTGATCCCGATCGACCTGAAGGTCGGCGATCGCGTCCTGTTCGGCAAGTGGTCCGGCACCGAGGTCAAGATCGACGGTGAGGAACTCTTGATCATGAAGGAAAGCGACATCATGGGCGTGCTGGCCTGAGCCACCGCTTTCGATTGTACCCGCCTCGGCGTGCACTTTAAGGCGTCGTGCCCGGCCCTCATAGCCGGGCATCCTCCCTCTCCAATACAGGATTGCCGGCTCAAAAGGGCGGCAATGACGATGTGAACGACGCGGCAAGAAACAGATCTTCCAATTTGAGGAGTTAGGATCATGGCTGCCAAGGACGTCAAATTTTCCGGAGACGCGCGTGAGCGTATGCTGCGCGGCGTCGATGTTCTCGCCAATGCCGTCAAGGTGACGCTCGGCCCCAAGGGCCGCAACGTCGTCATCGAGAAGA comes from the Bradyrhizobium erythrophlei genome and includes:
- the hisG gene encoding ATP phosphoribosyltransferase, which codes for MTTPFVLAVPSKGRLQEQAEAFFTHAGLALAKPRGAREYRGTIMGLDNVEIAYLSASEIASQLARGAVHMGVTGEDLVRESIVDADRRVLLIDSLGFGSANVVVAVPQAWIDVRTMADLDDVTSGFREQHNRRMRVATKYINLTRTFFATHGIVDYRIVESAGATEGAPAVGTAEMIVDITTTGVTLAANGLKVLDDGVILRSQANLVASREADWSSEARETGRVILDHIAARARARKFREVRTRFTGCNAALLAEAQKRFGVELPFGGPTSSGMVTLHCPPAQLYGLGSFLRDHGAETVSVASLDYVLGRENPLFARLQAFLGS
- a CDS encoding glycosyltransferase family 2 protein, whose amino-acid sequence is MMLGTDVSSLSTTTATAAAQGLSIVVPLYNEAAGLASLHQRLCELARRLKAKYRLPSEVVYVDDGSADATLSIALGLKADGIDVQVVSLSRNFGKEAALMAGLDHAKRGAVLFMDGDGQHPPDLVEKLVGHWIEDGYDVVYTAKAHRDNESFLRRLSVRGFYALINWGARQKIPEDAGDFRLLSPRAAAALRQLPERNRFFKGLASWIGFRQIRVDYEPAAREHGMTTFSPGRLVGLSIEGLTSFSVAPLRFASLLGVLLASAAFLFGLSILWETMIDGKSVPGYPSLVVGLMTIGGVQLIMIGIVGEYIGKILSELKARPIYFVAEHSDKRADARADNEAGERTAAE
- a CDS encoding ChbG/HpnK family deacetylase codes for the protein MNRRIWLCADDYGISPGVNRAIRDLIEKRRLNATSAMVVGAAIGRDEVNALKEAAKANPCCAIGLHVTLTAPFRPLTMHFRPVEGGLFLPHTTLLRRGLMGRLDGELIHTEVMEQLAVFADLFGRAPDFVDGHQHVQLFPVVRTAFVAAVKQAAPDAWIRQCGRDQPWAQRLGSPKALVLDVLSTQFRKRAAHARLAFNPAFAGAYDFTQQPDFGALMRQFVQGMPEGGLVMCHPGFVDDVLTSLDPLTVQREREYEFLKGEQFLPLLAANDVTLG
- a CDS encoding DUF2076 domain-containing protein, with product MTPQERQLVDDLFDRLSKMESAPRDPDATAAIAQGLRVAPNALYPLVQTVLVQDEALRRANDRIQQLEDQLDGPQQQQRQSGGFLDSMRGAIFGQGQGGGSVPNVRPPDLGSRPVWNSGQVLQQGGQHYDQGGYGQSQGGYGQSYGGPQGGGPMGGGMMGGGMMGGGGGSFLGTAAAAAAGAVGGSLLLNSIRGMMGGSHQAFGDTAASGNRSPWSDQSRSDLARDAGVNNVGANDLAAQDRAQDLAQDREDDDLHAADERDDMEADANDDFGGNDDSDFA
- a CDS encoding L,D-transpeptidase, with the translated sequence MKKMYFALLASACWLGSGIPQAAANEADFVTAPVALHPDQSAPPAPAPVRIASADRPNMGGGFIEFLFGDGQGQGYQPHDQADRQRPLYPQQQIYQQQPYQSGYQPQQTMQQPMMGEPARPAFDPRFEKQMVDYSGKESAGTIVVDTPNKFLYLVEGNGKAMRYGIGVGRPGFTWSGIKTISAKKEWPDWTPPSEMLARRPDLPRHMEGGPQNPLGARAMYLGSTLYRIHGSNEPWTIGTNVSSGCIRMRNEDVIDLYGRVNVGTRVVVI
- a CDS encoding protein phosphatase CheZ translates to MPVHRRRFRIEEAISGDIQLPPEVDTELGPMHREVMNELRAIRAQMAAPRASAMAETIGEAATREAAEAQAMLDSYRAQIEQCEKLKVELDLIYDAITRTKREIAVLHGNSFNGEEMAKVNGELGAVVGGTEEATQQILEATEAIDNAATALSKVTSPDQQKLLSEEIQERVVSIFEACNFQDLTGQRIKKVMTTMKFIEHHITVMMDIWGGVDAIKAHAPPIVDTREGDAKLLNGPKLEGDVGHASQDDIDALFD
- a CDS encoding co-chaperone GroES, whose translation is MAKTTFRPLHDRVVVKRIDAEQKSKGGIIIPDTAKEKPSQGEITAVGPGGRDEAGKLIPIDLKVGDRVLFGKWSGTEVKIDGEELLIMKESDIMGVLA